From Luteolibacter yonseiensis, the proteins below share one genomic window:
- a CDS encoding polyprenyl synthetase family protein, whose translation MDLKTYLKTTASEVDAAMDSFLPKAKERPATIHAAMRYSVFAGGKRLRPVLCLAAAEACGGEVSNALAPACAVELMHTYSLVHDDLPAMDDDDLRRGRPTCHKVYGEGMAVLCGDALLTEAFIVLAKAPATKRYGTREFIAELAETGGSRKLIGGQVMDLEGEGKKLTKRDLVRIHEAKTAALLTTSLRLGGMSANATPAKLDALTKFGYALGLAFQVIDDILDVTQSTEVLGKTAGKDEAVEKSTYPAILGLDASRKEAAKLTRSAMEALKPLGKKAARLEEIAAYLLKREY comes from the coding sequence TTACCAAAGGCGAAGGAACGCCCGGCCACGATCCACGCGGCCATGCGCTACAGCGTCTTCGCCGGAGGGAAACGCCTGAGGCCCGTGCTCTGTCTTGCGGCGGCGGAGGCTTGTGGTGGTGAAGTCTCAAACGCCCTCGCTCCGGCCTGCGCGGTGGAACTGATGCACACCTATTCTTTGGTTCATGACGATCTCCCCGCGATGGACGATGACGACCTGCGCCGCGGACGCCCGACCTGCCACAAGGTCTATGGCGAGGGCATGGCCGTCCTTTGCGGCGACGCCCTTCTCACGGAAGCCTTCATCGTGCTCGCGAAAGCCCCGGCGACCAAACGCTACGGCACGCGCGAGTTCATCGCCGAGCTGGCGGAAACCGGCGGCAGCCGCAAGCTCATCGGCGGCCAGGTGATGGACCTTGAAGGCGAAGGAAAAAAACTCACCAAACGCGACCTGGTCCGCATCCATGAGGCGAAGACCGCCGCACTGCTCACCACCTCGCTGCGCCTCGGCGGCATGTCCGCCAATGCGACCCCGGCGAAACTCGACGCCCTGACGAAATTCGGCTACGCGCTCGGGCTGGCTTTCCAGGTGATCGACGACATCCTGGATGTCACCCAAAGCACCGAAGTGCTGGGCAAGACAGCGGGCAAGGACGAAGCGGTGGAGAAATCCACCTATCCGGCGATTCTCGGGCTCGATGCCTCGCGCAAGGAGGCCGCGAAGCTAACGAGATCCGCCATGGAAGCGCTGAAACCGCTTGGTAAAAAGGCGGCCCGGCTGGAAGAGATCGCCGCTTACTTGCTCAAGCGGGAATATTGA